DNA sequence from the Stenotrophomonas sp. 24(2023) genome:
TGCCGGTGCCGGTATCCACCACCAACGGCACCCGCAACTGCGCGGCCTGTGACATCAATCGAACGACGTTTTCCCGCAGCTCGTCGATAAACCCGGTTTCACTTTCAAAAACGAGTTCATCGTGCACCTGCAGGATCATCCGCGCCGGTGCCTTGCGCTCGGCCAGCCACTGGTCGACCTCGACCATCGCCCGCTTGATGATGTCCGCGGCGGTGCCCTGCATCGGTGCGTTGATGGCGGCGCGCTCGGCGCCGGCGCGCAGGCCCTGGTTGCGGGCGTTGATGTCGTTCAGGTAGAGGCGGCGGCCGAACAGGGTCTGCACGTAGCCCAGTTCACGGGCCTGCTGGCGCATGCGCTCCATGAAGTCACGCACGGCCGGGTAGCGGCTGAAGTACAGCGCCACGTAATCCTGCGCCTGGCCGCGGTCGATGCCCAGGTTGCGGGCCAGGCCGAAGGCACTCATGCCGTACATCAGGCCGAAGTTGATGGCCTTGGCGGCGCGGCGCTCGTTCGGGGTGACCTCCTCCAGCGTGCGGCCGAACACTTCCGCCGCGGTGGCGCGGTGCACATCGGCGCCCTGCTCGAAGGCACGCACCAGGCCCGGGTCTTCGGACAGGTGCGCCATGATCCGCAGTTCGATCTGCGAATAGTCCGCCGCCAGCAGCTGGCAGCCGGCCGGCGCGACGAACGCGCGGCGGATGCGGCGGCCATCGTCGGTGCGGATCGGGATGTTCTGCAGGTTGGGGTCGGAGGAGGACAGGCGGCCGGTGGCGGCACCGGACTGGTGGTAGCTGGTATGCACCCGGCCGGTATCGGGATTGACCATCTCCGGCAGCTTGTCGGTATAGGTGCTGCGCAGCTTGGCCAGGCCGCGGTACTCCAGGATCACCCGCGGCAGCTCGTGCTGGTCGGCGATGGCTTCCAGCGCTTCTTCATTGGTGCTGGGCTGGCCCTTGGGGGTCTTCACCACCGCCGGCAGCTGCAGTTCATCGAACAGCACCGCCTGCAGCTGCTTGGGCGAATCCAGGTTGAAGCTGCGCCCGGCCAGTTCGGTGGCCTTCTGCTGGGCGGCCAGCATCCGCGAGGACAGGTCCTGGCTCTGCCGGCGCAGCTCATCGGTGTCGATCTGCACGCCGTTGGCCTCGATGCGCTCCAGCACCGGCACCAGCGGCATCTCGATGCCCCGGTAGACCTGGGCCAGGCCCGGTTCGGCCAGCAGCTGCGGCTGCAGCACGTGGTGCAGGCGCAGCGTCACGTCGGCATCCTCGGCAGCGTAGCGGCTGGCCTCGTCGATGCCCACCTGCGAGAACGGAATCTGCTTGGCGCCCTTGCCGGCCACATCCTCGAACTTGAGGGTGTTGTAGCCCAGGTAGCGCAGGGCCAGCGAATCCATGTCGTGGCGGGTGGCGGTGGAGTTGAGCACGAAGCTCTCCAGCATGGTGTCGTCGTGGTAGCCACGCACCTCCACCCCATGCCGGCGCAGCACATGCAGGTCGTACTTGCCGTGCTGGCCGAGCTTCTTCTTCGCCGGGTCCTGCAGCACCGGGCGCAGCGCATCGAGCACCGTGTCCAGCGCCAGCTGCGCCGGCGCGCCGGGATAGTCATGGCCCACCGGGATGTAGGCGGCCTTGCCCGGCTCCACCGCCAGGCTGATGCCCACCAGGCGCGCGCGCATGGCATCGAGCGCGTCGGTTTCGGTATCGAAGCTGACCAGATCGGCCTGCTGCACGCGCTCGACCCAGGCCTGCAGCTGCGCGACGGTGAGCACGGTTTCGTACTCACCGGCGGCTGACAGTGCCGGATCGACCGCGCCGGCAGGCGGTGCCTCGGCGCTGCCCCGGGCAAAACCGGCCGCCGTACCACGCAGGCTGGGCGTTGCGGCATCGCTGGCCACGGTCGGCGCCGCCAGCGGCGCCCCCAGCTCCTTCAGGGCCTGGGTGAAGCCATAGCGGGTGTACAGCTCGGTCAGCACCGGCACGTCCGGGTCACGCAGGGCCAGCGTGGTCGGGCCGGCCTCCAGTTCCACATCCGTGCGGATGGTCACCAGGTCCTTGTTCAGGGGCAGGCGGTCCAGGGCCGCGCGCAGGTTCTCGCCGATCTTGCCCTTCATCGCCGGCGCGGCAGCCATCACCCCGTCCAGGTTCTGGTACTCGGCCAGCCACTTGGCTGCGGTCTTGGGCCCGCATTTCTCCACGCCGGGCACGTTGTCCACGGTATCGCCCATCAGCGCCAGCAGGTCGATGATCTGGTCGGCACGCACGCCGAACTTGTCCATCACCGCCGCGTCCGAATCCATGCGGCTGCCGGTCATGGTGTTGACCAGCTCGATGCCCGGGCGCACCAGCTGGGCGAAGTCCTTGTCACCGGTGGAAATGGTGACGTTCAGGTCCTGCGCCACGCCCTGCAGGGCCAGCGTGCCGATCACATCGTCGGCCTCCACCCCGGGCACGCGCAGGATGCTGATGCCCAATGCCTCGACGATGCGGCACATCGGCTCGACCTGGCTGCGCAGGTCGTCGGGCATCGGCGGGCGGTTGGCCTTGTACTGGTCGTACAGGTCGTCGCGGAAGGTCTTGCCGGGCGCGTCGACCACGAACGCCACGTAGGCCGGGCGCTCCTTCAGCGTGGCGCGCAGCATGTTGACCACGCCGAACAGCGCGCCGGTGGGTTCACCCTGTGCGTTGGACAGGGGCGGCAGCGCGTGGAACGCGCGGTACAGGTAACTGGACCCGTCGATCAGGACTAATCTGCTCATGCCGCGATTCTACGCGCCCGCCCCTGCACCGCGGCGACACGGCGCCCACAGCGGCATGGGGCATAATCAGGGCCTCCCTCTGCTTCGGACACTGCGGCCCATGAAGACCCTGATGCTGGCCTCGCTGCTCCTCCTCGCAGGCTGCGCCACGACCGGTGGTGCCGGTGCGCCCCCCATGGACGTGACCGGGGCCGAGGTGGCCACGCGCACCCTGGACAACGGCGATACGCTGGCGGAATACCGTATCGGCGGCCAGCTGCGCATGGTCAAGGTGACGCCGCTGCGCGGCCCGGCCTATTACATGTACGACAAGAACGGCGATGGCCACATGGACAGCAGCAAGGACGGCGTCTCGCCGGTCTACTGGAAGCTGTACAGCTGGTGAGGTGCAGCGTGGGGGCCGGCAGGCGCTGACCCTGGCGTGGGCGAACGGTGACGCCCCATCCACGCATGGCGTGGATCTACCGGTGAACCCCGCTGCGGGCAAACGGTGACGGGCCATCCACGCATGGCGTGGATCTACAACCGCCTCACGGCCGATCCACGTTCGGTAGATCCACGCCATGCGTGGATGAACCATCACGGTGCCCGCAAAAGATGACGCCGGCACGCATCCTGCGCACCGGCGTCGGGTCCCCTCCCCGGGAACGCGGTGAATCTCAGCGGATGACCAGCACCGGCAGGGTGCTGCGTGCCAGCACTTCGGCGGTCTGGCTGCCCAGCAGCACGCGGGTCACGCCCCGGCGGCCATGCGAGGTCATCACGATCAGGTCGCTGTTGCGCTCGGCAGCGGTATCGATGATGCCGTCGGCGGCATAGCGGTCCAGCACATGGATCGGGTTGGCGGTAATGCCCTGCTCCTGCGCCTTGGCCAACGCCGGCTGCAGGATCTTCTGCGCCCCTTCCTCGCGGTCGGCCTTGTACTCGGGGCTGTTGATGTAGCCCACGCTCCAGCCCATGGCGTCGTACATGCCGACGGCCCACGGCTCGGACACGGTCACGATATCGACCTCGGCGTTGAGGTCCTTGGCCAGCTCCAGGCCCTTGGCCAGGCCCTTGTCGGCCAGCTCCGAACCGTCGGTGGCAATCAGGATGCGCTTGTACATGGTGGCTCCGTGTCGAACTGCCGAATGGGAACGCCACCATTACACACCCGGTGTGCAGGTGGCGCTGTGATCAGGATCAATGCGCCGCCGAACGCCACATCCGGCACAGGGTGCGGCCCCGCCCGTGGCCGGCCCCGCTGACTGTCCGGGCCCGGTTGCCCCCACCGCGCACCCCGTGCATGCTGCATGCACACGCCCGCAGGGGCCCCAAGGAGAAGACGATGCAGGAACGCACCCCCTCCCTCCAGCGGCGCAGCGAACAGGTGCTGCTACTGGCCGGCATGCTGGCATTCACGCTGGTCGTGGCCGGCTACACCGCCGGGAAGGCCCTGGCAGAAATGGACAACGCACGGTGTGAGGCCGCCACCGGCTGCACCCGTTGATCCTGCGGGGTGCGGGCCAGTGGCCGGCACCCTCGCCACGCCCCCGCGCAGGAACGGCGGCACCGCGCTGCAGATGACGCAGCGCGGTACTCAGATCACCGTCAGGTTGGCGTACGCCATCACCAGCCACTTGCTGCCGGCATCGGCGAATTCGACCTGCACGCGGGCGTGGGCGCCGTTGCCTTCGTAGTCGGTGACCATGCCTTCGCCGAACTTGGGATGGGTGACCAGCGCGCCCAGCTTGATCGGCGGCGCCTCGATGGCGGCATGGCCCATCACGCGGCTGGTGCCCAGCGAGGCCGGACGCGAGACCTGCACCTTCGGCCGCACTTCGTGCAGCAGTTCGCGCGGAATCTCACGCAGGAAACGTGACGGCAGG
Encoded proteins:
- the polA gene encoding DNA polymerase I: MSRLVLIDGSSYLYRAFHALPPLSNAQGEPTGALFGVVNMLRATLKERPAYVAFVVDAPGKTFRDDLYDQYKANRPPMPDDLRSQVEPMCRIVEALGISILRVPGVEADDVIGTLALQGVAQDLNVTISTGDKDFAQLVRPGIELVNTMTGSRMDSDAAVMDKFGVRADQIIDLLALMGDTVDNVPGVEKCGPKTAAKWLAEYQNLDGVMAAAPAMKGKIGENLRAALDRLPLNKDLVTIRTDVELEAGPTTLALRDPDVPVLTELYTRYGFTQALKELGAPLAAPTVASDAATPSLRGTAAGFARGSAEAPPAGAVDPALSAAGEYETVLTVAQLQAWVERVQQADLVSFDTETDALDAMRARLVGISLAVEPGKAAYIPVGHDYPGAPAQLALDTVLDALRPVLQDPAKKKLGQHGKYDLHVLRRHGVEVRGYHDDTMLESFVLNSTATRHDMDSLALRYLGYNTLKFEDVAGKGAKQIPFSQVGIDEASRYAAEDADVTLRLHHVLQPQLLAEPGLAQVYRGIEMPLVPVLERIEANGVQIDTDELRRQSQDLSSRMLAAQQKATELAGRSFNLDSPKQLQAVLFDELQLPAVVKTPKGQPSTNEEALEAIADQHELPRVILEYRGLAKLRSTYTDKLPEMVNPDTGRVHTSYHQSGAATGRLSSSDPNLQNIPIRTDDGRRIRRAFVAPAGCQLLAADYSQIELRIMAHLSEDPGLVRAFEQGADVHRATAAEVFGRTLEEVTPNERRAAKAINFGLMYGMSAFGLARNLGIDRGQAQDYVALYFSRYPAVRDFMERMRQQARELGYVQTLFGRRLYLNDINARNQGLRAGAERAAINAPMQGTAADIIKRAMVEVDQWLAERKAPARMILQVHDELVFESETGFIDELRENVVRLMSQAAQLRVPLVVDTGTGSNWDEAH
- a CDS encoding DUF2782 domain-containing protein codes for the protein MKTLMLASLLLLAGCATTGGAGAPPMDVTGAEVATRTLDNGDTLAEYRIGGQLRMVKVTPLRGPAYYMYDKNGDGHMDSSKDGVSPVYWKLYSW
- a CDS encoding universal stress protein, coding for MYKRILIATDGSELADKGLAKGLELAKDLNAEVDIVTVSEPWAVGMYDAMGWSVGYINSPEYKADREEGAQKILQPALAKAQEQGITANPIHVLDRYAADGIIDTAAERNSDLIVMTSHGRRGVTRVLLGSQTAEVLARSTLPVLVIR